TCATTTTGTGTGTAATTTAAGTTATCGTTAGTCATGAATTAGTGGAGGCGTTAAGCCATTAGGTAGTCGTCAAGTTAAACTTGTAACttatgtatttttcaattttgaatgaaaattagtGTGGTTCTTCAATTACATTTTTTTGcggttctttctttcttttgctttgatttcattgcttttgttttgttgttttgctTTTGTTTAATGCCAATGTTCCAACAAATAGTAATCAAAGACCTGCCATCTTCGGGGCCTCTGTTCTTGGTTGTGTTTTTAGTAAAAACAAAGCttggagaaaagagaaatcGAAGCCTTTGAACTTGTTTCAGCAGGATGAGTTTCACACCACCTCTACCACCTGTGTTCGCTAGAGAACTACCACATTTGGGTACTTAAGATGAAAACATACCTTCAGGCGCACGATCTGGGGAATGTGATTGAAAATGACATCAAACCACCTTCATTGAGGACCAATCCCACCATTGCTCAGATGAGGCAACATAGTGAAGAGTGCTCCAAGAAGCATAAAGCAATGTCCTACTTGCAGAATAAGGTATCAGATGTAATCTTCACCAGGATAATGGCCTGTGACTCACCTAAACAGGCATGAGAGAAGCTAAAGGAGGAGTTCATGGGGTCAGACAAAACAAGGCAGCAGCAAGTGATCAATCTCAAGAGAGACTTTGAGAATTTAAAGATGAAAGAGTTTGAGACCATTAAGTAGTACTCAGATAGAATCATGGCCACTGTCAATAGAACCAGGCAAAGGAATACGCATCACCTTATCTCCGTTACGTTTTCTGCTATGGAGAGATTGTTGAAGATTTCACCAATCAACGAAAGGCACTTAAATTGAGGAAACATATGGTGAAAACTCGTGTCGATGAGGCTAAAAGGCAACTTGAGCACATCTATGAGGACGTTGAGGACGACTTAGAAGGGCTGAGAAATAACTGGAAGAAACCCAAAACTTGTGTTAAACTTTGGCCTACAATACAACATGGAACCAAAGAAGAAGCTCACAACAAGACCAAAGAACAAAGAAAGCGACTTGAAGTGCGACATTGAGTGAACCGAATGCAACAATAGCTTGGTCCATTTTGTTTCAATGTAATTTTGTTTAGTTTACTTGTGACTTATGCAAGTAAGTTGGTAGGATTGATCTTTGATGTAATGGTTGATATATCAGCTCATTTTGTGTGTAATTTAAGTTATCAGTTAGTCATGAATTAGTGGAGGCGGTTAAGCCATTAGGTAGTCATCAAGTTAAACTTGTAACttatgtatttttcaattttgaatgaaaattagtGTGGTTCTTCAATTACATTTTTTGCTGcggttctttctttcttttgctttgatttcattgcttttgttttgttgttttgctTTTGTTTAATGCCAATGTTCCAACAAATAGTAATCAAAGACTGTCATCTTTCATGGCCTCTGTTCTTTGGTTGTGTTTTAGTAAAACAAAGCttggagaaaagagaaatcGAAGCCTTTGAACTTGTTTCAGCAGGATGAGTTTCACACCACCTCTACCACCTGTGTTCGCTAGAGAACTACCACATTTGGGTACTTAAGATGAAAACATACCTTCAGCATACGATCCGGGAATGTGATTGAAAATGACATCAAACCACCTTCATTGAGGACCAATCCCACCATTGCTCGGATGAGGCAACATAGTGAAGAGTGCTCCAAGAAGCATAAAGCAATGTCCTACTTGCGAATAAGGTATCGATGTAATCTTCACCGGGATAATGGCACGTGACTCACCTAAACAGGCATGAGAGAAGCTAAAGGAGGAGTTCATGGGGTCGACAAAACAAGGCAAAGAAGAAGTGATCAATCTCAAGAGAGACTTTGAGAATTTAAAGATGAAAGAGTTTGAGACCATTAAGTAGTACTCGAGATAGAATCATGGCCCTTGTCAATAGAACCAGCAAAGGAATACGCATCACCTTATCTCCGTTCGTTTTACGCTATGGAGAGATTGTTGAAGATTTCACCAATCAACGAAAGGCACTTAAATTGAGGAAACATATGGTGAAAACTCGTGTCGATGAGGCTAAAAGGCAACTTGAGCACATCTATGAGGACGTTGAGGACGACTTAGAAGGGTGAGAAATAACTGGAAGAAACCCAAAACTTGTGTTAAACTTTGGCCTACAATACAACATGGAACCAAAGACAAGCTCACAACAAGACCAAAGAACAAAGAAAGCGACTTGAAGTGCAACATTGGAGCCGAACCAATGCAACAAAGAGCTTGGTCCATTTTGTTTCAATGTAATTTTGTTTAGTTTACTTGTGACTTATGCAAGTAAGTTGGTAGGATTGATCTTTGATGTAATGGTTGATATATCACTCATTTTGTGTGTAATTTAAGTTATCGTTAGTCATGAATTAGTGGAGGCGGTTAAGCCATTAGGTAGTCATCAAGTTAAACTTGTAACttatgtatttttcaattttgaatgaaaattagtGTGGTTCTTCAATTACATTTTTTGTCTTGcggttctttctttcttttgctttgatttcattgcttttgttttgttgttttgctTTTGTTTAATGCCAATGTTCCAACAAATAGTAATCAAAGACTGTCATCTTCGGGCCTCTGTTGTCTGGTTGTGTTTTAGTAAAACAAAGCttggagaaaagagaaatcGAAGCCTTTGAACTTGTTTCAGCAGGATGAGTTTCACACCACCTCTACCACTGTGTTCGCTAGAGAACTACCACATTTGGGTACTTAAGATGAAAACATACCTTCAAAGCGCATCGATCTGGGAATGTGATTGAAAATGACATCAAACCACCTTCATTGAGGACCAATCCCACCATTGCTCGGATGAGGCAACATAGTGAAGAGTGCTCCAAGAAGCATAAAGCAATGTCCTACTTGCAGAATAAGGTATCAGATGTAATCTTCACCAGGATAATGGCCTGTGACTCACCTAAACAGGCATGAGAGAAGCTAAAGGAGGAGTTCATGGGGTCAGACAAAACAAGGCAGCAGCAAGTGATCAATCTCAAGAGAGACTTTGAGAATTTAAAGATGAAAGAGTTTGAGACCATTAAGTAGTACTCAGATAGAATCATGGCCACTGTCAATAGCATAAGGCTCATTGGAGAGGACTTCAGTGAGAGCAGAGTTGTTGACAAAGTCATCACCACTCTCCCTGAAAAATTCGAGTAAAAAATTTCATCACTTAAGGACTCGAGAGATTTGTCAGCTATTTCACTGTCTGAACTAATAAACTCTTTGTATGCACTTGAGAAAAGGAGAGCAAATAGGCAGGAAGAACATCCTGAAAGGTGTTTTCCAGACAAAAGCCAATGAAGGCTTAGGTTCAAATCAGAAAATGAAGAAGCCTTGGTCCAACAAAAAGGAGAAACCAAGGAGAGATGCAGGAAAGAGAGTGTTTCCACCATGCATTCACTGCAAGAAGACCACACATTTAGAAAGATACTGTTGGTATAGGCCTGACATTCAATGCAGAAGCTGTAAACAGTTTGGTCAGGTTAAGAAAGTGTGCAAAAGCAAAGGAAAGGAAGCTGCTCAGCAACAAACTTGAGCTGTTGAGGGCCTACAAGCTCAAGAGGAGCATGTTTTTATAGCCTCCTGTTTTGCTAGCACAAACAAAGTCAAAAGTGATTGGTTAGTGGACAGTGGCTGCTCACAGCACATGGCAGCTGATGAGAAGCTGTTTAAAGACCTTGGCAAAACTTTTGCTTCAAAAATCAGGATTGGAGATGGGAACCTAATTGAAGCCAAAGGAAAAGGCAATGTGATGATCAACACTTGTTCAGGTAACAAGGTCTCTGATGTGTTTTTTGTGCCTGACATAGACCAGAACCTGCTTAGTGTTGGTCAGTTAGTGGAAAAAGGATACACTTTGGTATTTAGAAATGGTTCTTGCATTGTTGAAGACTCACTTGGTCATGAGTTAGTTACAGTAGCTATGATTGATAGATGCTTCATGCTTGATGTGAGTCAAATTGAGATAAAAGCTTACACCAGTCTTGCTGATAGCATTGGTCTTTGGCATAGGAGACTAGGACATGCCAACTTCAGATCACTTGATCGGTTGCACAGGCTGAACTTGGTTGATGACATGTCTAAGCTTGAAGTCAGTGATACTGTTTGTGAAGTTTGTCAGCTTGGTAAGTAAGCTAGATTTCCTTTTCCATCAAACAATGCATAGAGAGCTCGAGAGAAGCTTGAAATGGTACATTCTGATGTTTGTGGACCAATGAAGACCCCTTCACTGAATGGAAGTAAGTACTTTGTGCTGTTTATAGATGATCTAAACCAGATTTTGTTGGGTTTACTTCTTGAAATAGAAGTTAGAAGTGTTTGAAGCTTTTGGAAAATTCAAAGCTTTAGTTGAGAATCAAGCAGGCTGCAGGATTAAGGCTTTGAGGACAGATAATGACACTGAATACTTGTCTGAAAGATTTTAGAAGCTATGTGAGTAGGCTGGGATCCATCATCAGTTAACTACAGTGTATACTCCTAAAAAAAATGGGGTATGTGAGAGGAAGAACAGGACAGTGATAAACATGGCCAGGTGTTTGCTATTTCAAAGCAAACTTCCAAGTACATTTTGGGCTGAGGGTGTCAATACCTCAGTGTATTTGCTCAACAAGTTGCCAACTCGAGCTGTCAAGGACAAGACTCCTTTTGAAGCATGGCATGGACTCAAGCTAGTGGTATCACACTTAAAAGTGTTTGGTTGTGTCTGTTATGCCCACATTCCAGTAGAAAAGAGGACTAAGCTCGAAAATAGGGTTATTCTAGGGATCTTTGTTGGCTATAGCAGTACTAAAAAGGGCTATAGGGTGTTTGGTCcctcaacaaaaaaaatggtaAGCAGAGATGTAAGATTTGATGAAGAAAAGGTTTGGAGCTGGAATGATGTTGAAACAGGCTTAATTGAAGAGGATCAGCTAGACATTGTTGTTGAACTTGCAGAAGAATAATCAAATGATGAGGTTGTTGATGATACTCCTGTGAGAGGCACCAAAACTATTGATGACATCTACCAAAGAAGTAATATGGTAATAGTTGAACCATCTGACTTTAAGGAAGCTATCAAGGACAAGCACTCGACGAAAGCCATGGAAGTACAGTTGGAGATGATTCACAAAAATAACACTTGGGAATTGGTGAGCAGACCTGATCACAAGAAGGTCATTGGTGTCAAATGGGTGCTTAGAGACAAGTACAATGCTGATGGCTCATTGAACAAGCACAAAGCAAGACTTGTGGTGAAAGGCTATAGTCAGCAATATGGGATCGATTTCATGGAGACGTTTGCTCCAGTAACAAGGCTGGACAGAATCAAACTTTTGTTTGCTTTGGCTGCTCAAAAACAATGGAAGATTCACCAATTGGATGTCAAGTCAGCATTTTTGAATGACTTTCTCCAGGAGGAAATTTTCATTGAGCAACCTGatggatttaaaattatagaagaagaagataaggTTTACAAACTAAGAAAGGCTCTTTATAGCCTGAAGCAGGCACCAAGGGCCTGGTATGACAGGGTTGACACTTACCTGTCTAGGCTTGGGTTCGAGAAAAGTGTTAGTGAAGCTACACTTTATGTGAAGAGGTCAGAAGGTAAGACTTTGCTGATTGTTTCTcattatgttgatgatttactTGTGACTGGAAGTAAAGAtgaattaattgttaaatttaaagcTTAAATGCAAAAGGTGTTTGAAATGACTGACTTGGGGATCATGACTTACTTCCTTGGTATGGAAGTGCATCAGTTTGATCAAGGCATATTCATCAGCCAACATgcttttgctttgaaaattctCAATAAATTTTGTATGCAGAACTGCAAAACAGTCAGCACACCTGTGGCTCAAGGGGAGAAGCTGACCAATAGTGGAGATCAGGAAAGGGTTGATGAGAAGTAATATCGAAGTTTGGTAGGCTGCCTGCTCTATTTAACAACAACCAGACCTGATATCATGTTTGGTGTTAGTCTTTTATCAAGGTTTATGCATTGTTGTGATGTGGTTCATTTCAAAACAGCAAAAAGGATCCTTAGATATGTTAAAGGAACATTAGATTATGGAGTTAGGTTTGAGAAAGCAAGGGAGCTCAAGCTAGCAGGATATTCAGATAGTGATTGGGCTGGTTCTGTTGATGACATGAAGAGTACCTCTAGTTACTTTTTTACACTTGGATCAAGTGTATTTTGctggagttcaaagaagcaacaaactGTTGCTCAGTCCATAGCTGAAGCAGAGTACATTGCAGCTACTGCAGCTGttaaatcaagccatttggcttaagAAGCTCCTACATGATCTCAATGAAGATCAAGCTGAGCCAACTGAGATCAGGGTAGACAATCAATTTGTAGTTACCATAGCTAAGAATCCGATCTTTCATGGTAAGACCAAACACTTTAAgatcaaatttcattttgttcGAGAGGCTGAACAATCGAAGGAAGTCAGCCTTGTTCATTGTAGCTCAGAAGATCAATTGGCTGATTTACTGACCAAGCCATTGGGAGCTActagatttgaaattttgagaaggGCAATTGGTGTTTGTTGCATACAGTCCAACAAGGAGTGTTAAACTTTGGCCTGCAATGCAACATGGAACCAACAACAAGCTCACAACAAGACTAGCAACAGCAAAGCAGCTTGAAGTGCAGCATTGAGCTGAACCGAATGCAATAGTAGCTTGGTCCATTTTGTTTCAATGTAATTTTGTTTAGTTTACTTGTGACTTATGCAAGTAAGTTGGGAGGATTGATCTTTGATGTAATGGCTGATATGTTAGCTCATTTTGTGTGTAATTTAAGTTATCAATTAGTCATGTATTAGTGGGGGCAGTTAAGCCATTAAGTAACTGTACTGTCAAGTTAAACTTGTAACttatgtatttttcaatttttgaatgaaaattagtGTGGTTCTTCAGTTACATTTTTTGCTgctgttctttctttcttttgcttcGATTTCATTGCTTTTGTTTTGCTGTTTTGCTTTTGTTTAATGCCAATGTTCCAACAACTTGAAACATGAAATAGATCGCGTCAAGGGTTTCAAATGGTGAAACTGGCAGAGAACACTTCTATTATCTCTAAACTTTTAGAGACTTCTAACTTTGCACAGGTGAGCTATCATTCTTCTCTTCAAGGAATAAAGTTTATCACACCCACGGATTGCGTGGGCCCTGCATCTTCAAAATCAGCTTTAATCGGGATCATGGAGGCTATAAATGATAACGGTGTCAACATGATTGGACTGTACGAAATGCTAGGAGTCGGGAAAACAACTTTAGCCAAAGAAGTTGGGAAGCATGCTCGAGAAGAAAAGCTCTATGATAAAATTGTGATGTTTACTATGTCCCAAAATCCAAACATCAACAAAATTCAAGATAAAGTTGcagatttttttggtttaaaatttgaaacaagTAGCCAAGAAGGAAAAGCAGAAGCGCTTTTCAGGAGTATGCAAGGCGTGAACAAAATCCTCGTAATTGTGGACGACCTCTGGGAAGAATTCAATTTGGAGAGTATCGGAATTCCATTCAGTGATGGACACAAGGGTTGTAAAATTCTTCTGACTACATGTCATCAACAAGTCTGCATTAAAATAAGCTGTCAGAAGGTGATTCAACTTGGCATCTTATCCGAAGACGAAGCATGGGTTTTGTTTCGAGAAAGAGCTGGTTTAGATGATTACTGTTCCTCCTCGAATGATGTAGCCAAAGAGGTTGATGGTGAATGTAAGGGATTGCCTCCTGTACTTGATACCGTGGCAAGAGCTTTAAAAGATGAGAGTTTAGATGCGTGGAGAGCCTTAAAGCAGAGATTCAAGGACTCAAGGCATTTGGTTAATGAAGAAGTTCTCGGAGATGTCTTCAAGGGTCTTAAGCTTAGCTACGCTTATTTGAAGGAAGGCAATAACCAAATAACGGAAAATGACATCCAAAGTGTTTCTTACTGTGTTCCCTTTTTCCTGAATATGAAGAAATCCGTATTGACATCCAAATTGGAGTAGGATTGTTCCCTAATGTTTACTCGATTGAAGatatataaaagtaaagaaattgaTATGGCACTAAAAAAACTCCAAAAATCTAGCTTATTATTGGAAACTTATGACGCAAAAACGATAAGAATGCATGGTGTGGTTCGAGATTTTGCTCATCGGATAACATCAACAGGAGAAAATAGGTTTATGGTAAAAGATGAGGTGAAAGAATGGCCTCATCTGGATGAAAGTTTTGGATGTTATACTGCAATCGCTTTATGGAATTGTAGTagtaacataaaaaatattccCGATAACTTTGTTTTTAGCGGGGGAGTGGGATGATTTACTAGTGGTTTCCGAAACATTTTTTGGAGAAATGAAAGCACTCCAAGCTCCAAGTTCTACTACTCAGAAATGTCAGTTTCTCACCGACGGGATTCCATTCCTTACCAAATCTTAAAACTTTGTGTTGTATTAATTGCGAGCTGAAAAACTTCTCATCATCAATGACAAATATGAGAAAGCCTTGAGATTCTTGCATTGTTTGGCACTAAGATTTGATAAGATAAGTGAAGAATTAGTGAAATTGTCTACACTGAAATTATTATATGTTGAAgttgaaaaggaagaaaaaaccAATCCCTCCCCACCCCCAATTTCCTATCAAGGTAATAGTGCATCagatttaatttcctttttttatcaTATCCGTATTTTGTTTGACACCATTTATTTTCcaatcattttctttaataggtaattttattttggaatacTAGTTTTATCACATGTTCCTTTACCTGGAGATATCACAATATATAGTTCAAATAGTCAACGtaataaatcaacttaataaattaaggcataatgaaaatttagtccttaatgtttgcatcatttattaatttagcccttattttttagttaaatttggttgttcaccttttaaaaatagtcaatttgaacattaaccttttaaaattattgaattttttataacgaaaatactaactaaaatgtAAAGTTTCTATACATGGAAGCCTGCATGGTAATCCATGTTTACTTAtgctattaaaaaaaagaatgcaTTTGTTATAGTTTTgattttcctatttttattttttgaatttttgtataaattttaaattatttctttagttGACATATAAGATATATAATGTAATGTTTGCATGAAAGTTACATGTATTAACATGTGGATTGCCATATCAAtaactttttattaatattattaaataaatataaaatattcaataaaaattaataaaattaaaacttcaattcAATGTAACTATAGaaaattaatatacaaaattaatcaaagtttaatttaaatataaaaattgtcaatatttaatttaataaaagaaatcaattaaTGAATTTCAGTTTAATAAGAACTTAATCTTGTTTAAatgaaacttttcatttttcaatttcaatcattGCACCCaagtttttattataaataattgaaatgacatttatattattttttccctgaacttctttatttttttcattagagataaattatatgatatttgcacccaatatttaactttttcaaaagtATATGATTTAATCATaccacataaaaataaaaatattttcttttaaatacaaaataatttacttacatgagttttttttctaaacctCGTAATTTGTGTTACATAACTTGACAATTAATGTTGCTTctttttatgaatataataagTTGACTTCATTGCAAGAATTAGATGTGATCAGCAAAAACAATATCAACTTATTGAAGCCAAATTCATTGTCTCGTTTAACTGGCGCTTTCTACTAGTCAATTTTCTCAAGAATATTGTGTGTTCCCTAAACTACAAAGGTACAATATAGTTGTAAGTGACCATTTTAACCATCGGAGGTTGTTTAGAACATTGATAATTGGATACTTCTCATCCTCATTGAGTGCATTTAACACTTTATTTTGCAATGTGAAGAAAAAGTTGAACTTGAACAATGTTAGTGGACAAAAGAACATTGTGTCAAGTAAAATGGGAGTAAATGAGTTGACTTCTCTGCAGCTTAATTATTGTAAGGATATGGAATTCTTGATTGATATGATAAGAGATCAGGAGTCAATTGTTGCATTCTCTAATTTGGTGGAATTAAATATAGAAAGAATGGTTTCTTTGAAAGGCTGTGCTATGGTCTTCCTCCGACTAGGTTCTTGCAAAATCTTAAGCAAGTAAGCATCAAACATCGTAAGGAGTTACAAGTGATATTTCAAATGGATAAACTTTCTGAAAAGGTGAAATGTCAGACACCATTGTGctcaaatttaacaatattggAACTATATTCACTGCCAAAATTGGAAAGCGTATGGAAATTAGAGCCATCACATCATGCAATTGCAAGCCTCACAAGACTAAAGGTTTTAAGAACTGTGCATTGCAATAAACTGAAAACAATCTTCTCACCTTGCTTGGCTCTAAGTATGCTGCATCTACAAGAACTCAATATAAGGCACTGCGATGGATTAGAGAAAGTCATTGACTTTGGCAAAGAAGAAGAGATTTTTGAGGTAGAAATACCGATTCTCTCCAATTTTGTTAATCTTCTTTATTGTTTTAGCTTTTTGATAGCATTCTTTTATGGATGAGACAAACTGCaagaaaaccaaaaaccaaTTTGAAGTGAAGTGCTTTGTTCAGTATTTATTGAGTTTagattagttttgatttttatattatttatgtgtATTCAATTTGTTGAAAGTGTAGTGAGCACTAAagaaattaacttttataacaCCAATgcaaaataaaactatattttccTCTCAATTAGTACCTACAACTAATTATACACTCACAATTCACTCTTAATTTGCTTATTTCCACTTCCATGCATATAAAGTCACACACCTTTGTTCTGTTTCATactctttccttttcttctcatCCACACACTCGCTTATACATATTACAAATACATGAAACCTGTTTATAGGCTTATAAACCACATCTTGAATTGTTGTGTCTCtcgttttatttagattttatttatttatggaaaagccttcaatttaattacatgtcACTTTTCTTCTACCCTTAAATTTCTAACTTATAAAGTTAGTTTcatattgttgaaaaatatgaaactaacaTATTTTTGTGCAAGAGTAGCACCAAAttgatatgaaaatgattttcataTCTATTATATTGACAATTTATTGAATGACTTTAATGGGTTATGATTGAGTTCATGGTTGATATTTAGCTCATTATAGAAGATCATATCACTAGGAGATTATTTTTTAGAGATTGGATTGATTCAAAATTAACCAAGACAATCCCTTAGATCGTAGAGTTTAATGATGTTCATGTTGGTTCCACTCAATTGTACACTATAGTAAAACATGTCCTGACTAAGTTATGTTCTTACCAAAAGTTGTATAAATGTAGAAtatcctgaaaatagaaaatacagGAGTTGCCAGGTTCGGAAGATAGGGAATAATGAGCTTCTTTTTTATAACATGTTCTCTGACTTCAACATAAGTAAGTGTGGCTTGCAAATAATGCACCAGACAAGTGTTAAAATTGCTTGTTgattttaatgtaattcatcACAAGGAGTGTTCACAGTTCggttaaaatcaatttaaccgATCGAATCAATCTAATTCGATTAATTGGTCATTGGCTGAATTTAGTTCGGTTGAAGATCagttaatgattttttgaaatttcggtTATCGGTTAGTTCAACTCGAAATCGAGTAATTAATTGGATTAaccaatatatattatatataatatat
This sequence is a window from Gossypium raimondii isolate GPD5lz chromosome 5, ASM2569854v1, whole genome shotgun sequence. Protein-coding genes within it:
- the LOC105801308 gene encoding uncharacterized protein LOC105801308; translated protein: MAADEKLFKDLGKTFASKIRIGDGNLIEAKGKGNVMINTCSGNKVSDVFFVPDIDQNLLSVGQLVEKGYTLVFRNGSCIVEDSLGHELVTVAMIDRCFMLDVSQIEIKAYTSLADSIGLWHRRLGHANFRSLDRLHRLNLVDDMSKLEVSDTVCEKLEVFEAFGKFKALVENQAGCRIKALRTDNDTEYLSERF
- the LOC105767186 gene encoding probable disease resistance protein At1g52660 yields the protein MVKLAENTSIISKLLETSNFAQVSYHSSLQGIKFITPTDCVGPASSKSALIGIMEAINDNGVNMIGLYEMLGVGKTTLAKEVGKHAREEKLYDKIVMFTMSQNPNINKIQDKVADFFGLKFETSSQEGKAEALFRSMQGVNKILVIVDDLWEEFNLESIGIPFSDGHKGCKILLTTCHQQVCIKISCQKVIQLGILSEDEAWVLFRERAGLDDYCSSSNDVAKEVDGECKGLPPVLDTVARALKDESLDAWRALKQRFKDSRHLVNEEVLGDVFKGLKLSYAYLKEGNNQITENDIQSVSYCVPFFLNMKKSVLTSKLE